GCGCGACTCCACCATTGCGGCTATCCTCTCCCTGCCCCAGGACGGGATCCAGCGGACCTCATCAATGGCGGAAAGGGCCGCCTTTCGGATCCCGCCAGCGTCCATAACGATGAACCACTGGGCGGTTGCACGAAAGATGACCGGCCTCTTGCAGCGCCAGCAGTGGGGATAACTGTGTTCGACAGGCTCGGAGAGAATGAGCGCGCCCTTTTCCTCGAGAAGGGCCACGATCCCGGCGTTGGCATCAAAGACCTGGACACCGGCGAACTCCGGGACGTCCTTGGTGAAACGCCCCAGGTCGTCCACAGGTGAGAGGACCTCAAGGCCGTAACGAAGACCGGTCTCATAGTCCTCCTGGCCGTGACCTGGGGCCGTGTGAACGCACCCGGTACCTGCGTCGAGGGTGACGTAATCGGCAAGGACGATGACAGACTCTCGCGGCAAAAACGGATGGGCCACCCGCATCCCCTCCACCTCAGCGCCCAGGAAACGGCCGAGTACAGAGACGTCTCCGAGCTCAAGGCCGAGGGCAGAGAGAAGCGGAAGGAGTCTGCCCTCAGCGAGGATCCAGACCTCCTTTCTTTTTCGCGTGACCTCTACGGCCACGTAGTCGAGGCCGGGATGAAAGGCCACGGCCACATTGGCCGGAAGCGTCCAGGGCGTGGTCGTCCAGATGAGGACCGAGACCGGCTCTTCGCCGGGAATGCAGAAACGCTCCCTGGCCCATGCATCGAGACGGCCCACCGCAGGAAAGGCCACGGTCACCGACGGGGAACGATGAGGCGCGTATTCCACCTCGGCCTCGGCAAGGGCGGTGACACAGGTCGGGCACCAGTGAACGGGCTTTCTGCTTTTGATCACATGACCATCGAGATAGATCCTCAAAAACTCCCGGGCGATGGCGGCCTCGTAGTCGTGGGTCATGGTGAGATAGGGCCGGTCCCAGTCCCCCAGGACACCGAGGCGGCGGAACTCGTCCCGCTGGATCTCTATGAACTTTTCCGCATATCTCCTGCATGCGGCCCGGATTTCGAGCTGTCCCATCTCGCGGCGTTTGCGTCCCAGATCCTTCTCCACGTTGTGTTCTATGGGGAGCCCGTGACAGTCCCAGCCAGGCACATAGGGGGCGTCGAAACCCTCCATCTGACGGGATTTCACAATGATATCCTTCAGGACCTTGTTCACCGTGTGACCGAGGTGTATGCGGCCGTTGGCATAGGGAGGGCCGTCGTGCAGGACAAAAAGGGGCCGTCCCTTTCCATGCTCGCGGAGCCTGCGATAGATGCCGATTTTGTCCCAATAGGCGAGTATCTCTGGTTCGCGCTGGGCGAGATTCGCCTTCATGGGAAAGGCGGTTTGGGGAAGATTCAGGGTGTTTTTGTAGTCCATACAGGATCGGGTCCTTTCCGTCGCCTGCTAAATACCACGAAGCGGCCTTGTCTGAAACCGCCCAAGTTTCTCATGACCCTGAATCCGTGAGACCTTACTGGCGCATGGAACAGATACCCCGGCAGCCTGCCTGTGGCCGGGCACGGCAGACAGGTCGGCACACAGATTCAGGAAAAGATCTCCCGTACGACCTCCTCGCCGCCGGAAAATTCGTTTTCTGGGCCAGGGAAGGCCCCAACCGTCACTTCACGCGCAAACTCCGCAAGGGCCTCTCGAATGACAGGGGCGAGCCGGGCGTATTGCTTCACAAAACGTGGGGTGAACTTCTCGAACATCCCCAAGAGGTCGTTGGTCACGAGGACCTGCCCGTCACAGCGGGGACCTGCCCCAATGCCGATGGTGGGCACAGGGACCCGCTCAGTGATGGCCCCGGCAAGGGCCGAGGGTATGCATTCGAGCACAAGGGAAAAGATTCCTGCCTCCACAAGGGCCTTGGCGTCCTCCACGAGCGAGCGAGCCGATTCGATATCCCTGCCCCTTACCTTGAATCCCTGCCCGAGGCTCGATGCGGTCTGGGGCGTAAGGCCGATATGCCCCATGACAGGGATCCCGGCGGATACGATCCGTGCAACCGTCGAGGCGATACGGGAGCCGCCCTCGATCTTCACCGCATCGCACCCTGCCTCCTTGAGGAACCTGCCTGCATTCCTGACCGCCTCCTCCTCTGAGATCTGGTAGGAGAGATAGGGCATGTCTCCGACAAGGAGGGCATTTTTCACCCCGCGCCTTACGGCCTTTGAGTGGTGGAGCATCTCTTCGACCGTGACCGGGATCGTGGATGGGTATCCGAGGGCGACCATTCCCAATGAATCCCCCACGAGCACCATGTCCACCGGCGCCTGGTCTATTATGGTCGCCATGCCCCAGTCATAGGCGGTAAGCATGACGATCCTTTCGCCGGCCGCCTTTTTCTGTCTCAGGGAATCAAAGGTTACCCTCCGTCTTTGCGGCAACTTTTCTTCCCCCATGTAAACCTCCCGAAACGAAAAAGGCAGAGACGGTCATAAGCCGGGTTCTGTCCCTGGAGACCAGGTGGTGATCATTCATCTGGGACGACGGTTGCCCGCCGCCTCATGCGACCGACCCGGAGGCCTCGGACGGGCAGCCCTCTGATGCCTCCCTATTTGGTCTTGCTCCGGGTGGGGTTTGCCGAGCCTGCGGTGTCGCCACCGCAGCTGGTGAGCTCTTACCTCACCGTTTCACCCTTACCGCGCCCTTTGCGCGGCGGTCTGCTTTCTGTTGCACTTTCCCTGGGGTCGCCCCCGGTCCGTGTTACGGACCACCCTGCCCTGCGGAGCCCGGACTTTCCTCCCAGGCGTCATAACGCTGGGCGATCACCGGCCGTCTCTGCCAAAATTTTTATTATTTTACCCCATTTTAGGGTTAAAGGGAGGGTCAAGCCTCCTGAAGCGCCTCCAGCTTCGCATAGATGATCCTCTGGCAGGTGGGACAGAAATGGATCTTTTCGTTTCTTAGCAGTTCGTTGTAGAGCTGCGGGGGGATGTTCATGTTGCATCCTGTACAGACGGACTGCCTCACCTCAACAATGGCAAGCCCGCCCCGCTTCTGGCGAAGAAAATCGTAGCGCGCGAGGATGTCCTTGGGTACAGACACGACCTTCTCGTCCCGCTCCCTCTGCAATGATGCGATCTTCTCGTCGATCTCGGCCAAAAGGCCCTTGAGACGTCGCTCCTCCGCATCCATCTCCTTTCGTGTCTCCTCGATCACCTTCCGTTTCTCATCCATCTGGGCGGCGATCCCGTCTAGCTCCTCGAGAATGGCAAGGATCTCGTCCTCACGGGCCTTGTTCGTCTTCTTGATCTCTTCGATCTCCTTGAGAAGGGCCTGATACTCACGGTTGGTCTTGATGCTCGTAAGCTTTGTCTGGGATTTCCCGAGCCGGACCTGATCCAGCTCCAGTTCATCCTCTATTTCCGTCTTCTTTCCTTGAAGCTCCCGCCTTCGTTCTTCGAGTGCGACAAGCCCCGCCTCCCGCTCAGAAAGAAGGGCAGCAAGGGCTTTAAGGCGCTCCGGGGCCTTTTCCTTCTCTACAACGAGATCGCGTATGGCGAGATCCACTTCCTGAATCGCCAGAACCGGTTCAAGATCTATCTTCAATGGCCTCTCCTTTCCATGCATAAACCTCGTTACATCCTCAACGGGGATGGAATAAACCGGGCCGAGAGCCCGGGATATGGCGAAATGTTCCCTGTCCGTCAGGGATGATACATCCAAAAGGTGACCTTTCTCCCTCAAATACCTCCACTTTGACCTCCCAACCCCTTGCGAGCGCAGAACGTTCCAGATACTCGGCAAGGGCCGGAACGATGAGCCACTCCGTGGCGAAGTGCCCCGCATCCACAAGGGCCACTTGCAAGTACTCGGCCTCGCGCGCCACGTGGTGCTTGAGTTCGGCGCTCACATAGAGATCGGCCCGGCGGGAAAGGACATCTGGCCAGAGATCGGACCCGGATCCACCGCACACTGCTATCTTTCGGACAGGGGTCTTTGGATCGCCCACGACACGGAGACACGGCTCAGCCAGAGACCTGGCAAGCCGCTCCACCACCTCGGCAAGGGTCAGGACCTCCGGCAGGCCGCCTATCCTCCCGAGACCTCCGGGCAGCCCGCCCGCAAGGGGACGGAGCGGTTCGAGCCCTTCAAGACCCATGATCCCGGCAAGGAGATCGCTCACGCCACCGGAGACGGAATCCAGATTGGTGTGACAGGCGAGGAGCGCGATGCCGGAACGCAGGAAACGGGCGGCAAGACCCGGGACGGGCAGGGAGATATCTAGTGATGTAACAGGGCGGAAAAGGAGGGGGTGATGGGCGACCACAAGATCAGCGCCCGTGCGTTCCGCTTCCCCAAGGGCATTCTCTGTAGGATCCAGAACGACAAGGATCTTGTGGACCGGTGCAGCTGGATCTCCCACCTGGAGGCCAATCGAATCCCAGGATTCGGCAAACTCCCGAGGCGCCCACTCCGTGATGGCGCTCCATATGTCGAAAACAGAAGGAATCGTGGCCATTAGAAATCGAATTGGGCCCACCAGGATTCGAACCTGGGACCAACCGGTTATGAGCCGGTGGCTCTACCAGCTGAGCTATGGGCCCGTGACAAACTCATTAAGTTTCTTGTTTTCCGGCCTTTTGTCAAGCAAAAACTCAGGTGTTGTTAGCAACAATGCGGAATTTGGGGTAATTTGACTTTTTTAGCGAGTCACGATGAACAAACCAACCCGCACGGGCCTGATGTCCGCCTGCTGTGACCTCCATACCCACACGATCGCCTCGGATGGTTCAGACACACCGACCCGCCTTGTCCAGCTCGCCCATGCAGCCGGACTTGCCGGTATATCTGTCACAGACCACGACACCGTCTCCGGCATACCTGAGGCCATAGAGGCAGGAAGGCGCCTTGGCGTGGAGGTCCTACCCGGTGTGGAGCTGAGTGTCATAGCGCCCTCAGGAAATATGCATATCCTCGGATACGGAATAGATACGCACTCCCCTAACCTTTTGGCCCTTCTCGAAAAGGTCCAGCAGGCGCGGGCCGGGAGAAACGCCCGGATCCTCGAGCTCCTCAGGGCCGCCGGCTGCCCCCTCTCTATGGAGGAGGTCGAGAGAGCAGCAGGCGGGGGACAGATCGGCCGTCCCCACTTCGCACGCGTCCTGGTGGAAAAGGGCTATGTATCCTCAACAGGCGAGGCCTTTGCGCGTTTTCTTCGAAAAGGGGCAGTGGCCTATGCCCCAAAGGCGGTCATCACGCCAGTGGAGGCCCTGCGCATCCTGCACGCATCAGGAGGCGCAACAGTCCTTGCCCACCCCCTGACCCTCAACTGTCCAGGCCCTGATGACCTGGAGCGCATCGTCTCTGATCTCGCATCGGCAGGGCTCGACGGCTTGGAATGCCACTACAGCGAGCACACCCCATCCTTCACGTGCACCTGTCTTGACATCGCAAAGAGATACGGTCTCATCCCAACCGGGGGAAGCGACTACCACGGTGCGGCAAAGCCTGCGATTTCACTGGGAAAAGGCAAGGGGGATCTGTGCGTGCCCGCCCGGTGCCTTGCCGAGATCAGAAAGAGGGCGGAAGAGAAAAGGGCGAGCCGGTGATCCGTGTAGCACCTTGAGAGATTTTCTCTCTGTCCTCTGTGCCCCCTCTCTGCCTGCGCTGCGGGCGCGGCAGGCAGGTCTGCGGTGAGTAAGGGCAGGCCCCCGTGCCTGCCCCAATATCATTCATGCAACCATGGGATGGGGGACAACCACAGGGGGTTGCCCCTACCAATGCCGCGGATATGGTTCAGCATGACCACGAATTCATCGATGTCCACGCCAGGATAGATTCGGGGTATATGGATGCAATGTAGGGGCGGGTTCTGAACCCGCCCCTACTCGTCACCCCGGACGACCGCTCATGGATTTAGGACATTGAGAGGGCGGCTCGATCACCCCAACTTTTTTGTCTCTCGGTCGAGGCGTTTCAACTGGGACTGATAAAACTTTAGACACCTCTTCATAAATTTTTTTCTTCCTGACTCGCTTGAAAGGTCTTCCCGTTCGACCGGTGCGTCCCAGCAGGCCATAAGGACCAGGTTCGGGGGGAGCTTGAGGTCGATGAGGCACCTGATCTTGTTTTCGTAGTAATCCCTCATGACCTGGCATCGGAGTTTCCTGTTGCTGGTCACGGCGGCGATCGGTGGTTTTTTCCCGAGGGCGAGCACGGGCGTCCTCCTTTTGCAGCTATCAGCTATCAGTTTGCAGCTATCAGCACAGCGGGTGCCGCTATCAATGCCGGAGATACGGATCGACATTATCCGATGTGCTGACGATAAATTCTGCAAAGGACATGCCCGACCCGGGATTCATGTCTCACGAAAAATCACCGAAGAGAAGAACATGAGGCAGGTCTCAGAATCCCTCGCATCCGATTCCAGGGCCATTCATACGCACGAGACCGTGGATCTCCTGCGGCAGAGACGCACAAAGGAGATACTCTCCCGCCTCGAGAACCTCCCCCCCTTCCTGCAGCTGCCCAGGAGGTCCTGTCCATCGTCTCCGACGATCCCAGGGACATCTGCCGGCTCGAGATGACCATTCGCCACGACCCGGCAATGACCGCCAAGATCCTCAAGGTGGCCAACTGCGCCGCCTTCGCCCCCAGATCCCCCATCGACACGGTGGAGAGGGCCATCGTCTTTCTGGGTTTCCAGGAGGTAAAACACATCGCCCTCGGGCTTTGCGTCTTCGAAACCCTGAGGCCAGGCAAAAAGATCGCCGGCATCAACAGTGACGCATTCTGCACCCATGCGCTCGCCACGGCCTTTATCGCACGCATGCTTGCCGAGGAACTGGATTACGAGGAATGCGAACCCTTCTTCACGTGCGGCCTCCTGCATGACCTCGGCCGTCTCGCCCTCGCCAAATGTTTTCGGGCCGAATGGAAGGAAATGGCCAGGGCCGCACGGGAGGAGGAAATCCCTTTGTTCGTCGCTGAAAACCGTTGTGCCTATCCCCATACCCTCATCGGCATGTGGCTTTCGCGGACGTGGAAACTCCCGGAGATCATCGTGACTGCCATCGCAAGCCACCATCTCCCAGTAGGGCACCCCAAGGCAAACGAGACAGGTGCACTGATCCAGCTCGCCGACGCCATCTGCCACGGCCTCGGGATGGGGATCCTTGCGCCGCCTCCTGTCAAACGCACACAACTTGTCGATTACCTCGGACTCAGCCGAGGCTATGTCAAGGATCTCGAAGAGCAACTGGGCGAGATACAGGGGCTGGCCCGGGGGCTCATGCGTTAGCCAGGCAGAGATTACAGGCAGACCTCAAAGCACCTGACGGGTCTTGCACCCGTCACACCCGCTTGTCGAAAAGGATCCCGACCATCTCGTGGATCTTGACAGCGAGATCGAGAAACTCCTCGGGCGGGATCTCCCGGATAAGCTTGTTCGTCTCCTTGTCGAACACCTTCACCATGGTCCGACCCGTCTCCTTATGCAGCGAAAAACTGATCCCCACCTTATGAAGGAGACTCAGGTCCTCCTCGATGGCCTTGAGGAACTGGTCGGAAAAGGCCACCTCGGCTTGCGACCCTTCGGACCTTGCCCAGGATGAATCATCCATCCTTTCCCCTGCCCCCTGCATCTCCTTTTGCATGAGGATCGATTCACTCAGCTGGGGCCTCGGCCCCCTGGGATCCTCCGGCAATATCCGGGGCGCTTGCGTGGTTTGTTGAATGGCTTCAAGCGATGTCATGGCTCACCTCCCGCACGGACCGGTTTTTGAGCTGTATGCAGTATGCCCGGACCCGCGCTGATACGTTTCTGCCCTCTGCAAGGGCCTTTCCTATCTCATTCCTTTTCCGCTCCGCCTTTTCCCTGCACCTTTCCTCACAGGCGATCGTTTTCTGAAGGATGCCCGCAGCATCCGGGTCAGGATCCCTGATCTTTTCTATGAGCGCCATGCGTGCCTTGGCAAGGGCCGGGATCTCATCGATTTCGCCCGCGTCGAGGCATCTCTCTATCACCCTGTCCACCGCGTAAAGGGAAAGGTACGGATCAGACATTCCACGTCTCCTTCATAGGGCGATCTGCACGTGCCGGCCGCCTTCTGCCAAAGGCCTGTCTGCGGGAGGCATGCCCCGATGTCTTCGCTCCTTCTCGGCGAGTTCCGCCCATGCCTCCACAAGGGGGTCGAGGACCCGCCCGGCAAGCCCCAGCCGCACGGGATCGTTTTCCACGTTGGCGCAGGTGATCTGCCAGAGGAGATGCTCGTAGAGCCGGTCAAGATTTTCAGCGATCTCCCCGCCCTCCTCCCGGTTGAGAGAACCCCGAAGCTCACCCAGGATGGAGATGGCCTTGCCGATCTTCTCTCCCTTTTTCGCGATCATACCCTTTTTCATGGCCTCCCGGGCCTCCTCAACGGATCTCGCAAGCGCAGTAAAGAGCCGCGAGACGATCTCCACCGGGGCGAGGGACAGGACATCCGCCCTCTGATAGGCCGCGTATCCACTCATGCCGTATGGTGACATATCCGCTCCTTCCTTCTATTTGTTCGCGATCTGCGCGTTCAGGTTGGTGATGGAGGCGAGCTGCTGACTGAGCTGGCCCGACGTGGACTGGTAGGATGAAAGGAGCATCTCAAGGGCCTCGAACTGGCGCCTGAGGTTCTCCTCGCGCTTGAGGAGCCGGGTCTCGATGGCCTCAACCTGGTCCTGGATCTTCTCCACCGAGGCTTTGAGACCCTTTTCCCTGGACGCAAGCACCCCGTCCGTCCCAGAGAGATAACCATCAAGGAAGCCCTCAACCCGGAGCGCGATCCCTTCATTGCCTTCTTCATCATTTCCAAAATAGCGGGAGACGTCCTCCGGGGCCTCTTCAATCGCCTGGATGAACCTGGAGGAATCGAGAGAGAGCTTTCCGTTCCGGTCCACCTCGATTCCAAGCCTGTCAAGGCCGTTTAACTCATCCGCCACACCTTCGACCTTCCCCCGCATGACAGAAAGGAGCCGCGACCCTATTCCCCGAGCTATGCTGTCTCCCTGAAGGGCACCGGCCGTCTTGGTATCCGCATCGTATCCCGTGAGCTTTCTGAGGGAGTCCACCAACTTGTTGTATCCGTCCACAAAGGCCTGGACCTTCTTGACCGCCGCGTCCGTGTCCTTGGTGACCGTGACCGTAAAGGTCGAGGCTGTATCCGCCTTCTTGAGGGTCATGCTCACTCCCTGTATGAGGTCGTCAAAAGTATTATCCGCCCTTTCCACTGCGATCCCGTTCACGGTGATGGCCGCGTTCCTAGCCGCCTGGGTGACCGTCAAGCTGTGAGCAGCCGGATCCGTGTAGAGGGCCGAGAGCCCGGAGGCGTTGTCGTTGTTTCCGTCATCGTCCGCAATCGTAAAGGAGATGGTGTTCGCAGCCCCGGTCTTTTGAGAAGAGAGCGTGAGATAGAAATTTCCGTTTCCGTCGTCAACCACTGCGGCAGTCACACCTGCATCAGCTGCGTTTACGGCCTGGGCAATACCCGAAAGGGTCGCGTGTTCCGTATCTATCGCAATATCCACAGAAGGATCGCTTCCCACCTGG
The sequence above is a segment of the Deltaproteobacteria bacterium genome. Coding sequences within it:
- a CDS encoding HDOD domain-containing protein, whose protein sequence is MLQRTCPTRDSCLTKNHRREEHEAGLRIPRIRFQGHSYARDRGSPAAETHKGDTLPPREPPPLPAAAQEVLSIVSDDPRDICRLEMTIRHDPAMTAKILKVANCAAFAPRSPIDTVERAIVFLGFQEVKHIALGLCVFETLRPGKKIAGINSDAFCTHALATAFIARMLAEELDYEECEPFFTCGLLHDLGRLALAKCFRAEWKEMARAAREEEIPLFVAENRCAYPHTLIGMWLSRTWKLPEIIVTAIASHHLPVGHPKANETGALIQLADAICHGLGMGILAPPPVKRTQLVDYLGLSRGYVKDLEEQLGEIQGLARGLMR
- the fliS gene encoding flagellar export chaperone FliS, with amino-acid sequence MSPYGMSGYAAYQRADVLSLAPVEIVSRLFTALARSVEEAREAMKKGMIAKKGEKIGKAISILGELRGSLNREEGGEIAENLDRLYEHLLWQITCANVENDPVRLGLAGRVLDPLVEAWAELAEKERRHRGMPPADRPLAEGGRHVQIAL
- a CDS encoding PHP domain-containing protein; the encoded protein is MNKPTRTGLMSACCDLHTHTIASDGSDTPTRLVQLAHAAGLAGISVTDHDTVSGIPEAIEAGRRLGVEVLPGVELSVIAPSGNMHILGYGIDTHSPNLLALLEKVQQARAGRNARILELLRAAGCPLSMEEVERAAGGGQIGRPHFARVLVEKGYVSSTGEAFARFLRKGAVAYAPKAVITPVEALRILHASGGATVLAHPLTLNCPGPDDLERIVSDLASAGLDGLECHYSEHTPSFTCTCLDIAKRYGLIPTGGSDYHGAAKPAISLGKGKGDLCVPARCLAEIRKRAEEKRASR
- the fliD gene encoding flagellar filament capping protein FliD, with product MGIGVSGLMSGLDTESILGKLMEIERRPITLLQSREAAFQAKISAVGTLKAALSEFRSTASALSDTDAFRAMKAVSGNEDVLAVSATNEAQAGTWQVRVDALAQAEQKRSAAFTGADVQVGTGTITIQVGSDPSVDIAIDTEHATLSGIAQAVNAADAGVTAAVVDDGNGNFYLTLSSQKTGAANTISFTIADDDGNNDNASGLSALYTDPAAHSLTVTQAARNAAITVNGIAVERADNTFDDLIQGVSMTLKKADTASTFTVTVTKDTDAAVKKVQAFVDGYNKLVDSLRKLTGYDADTKTAGALQGDSIARGIGSRLLSVMRGKVEGVADELNGLDRLGIEVDRNGKLSLDSSRFIQAIEEAPEDVSRYFGNDEEGNEGIALRVEGFLDGYLSGTDGVLASREKGLKASVEKIQDQVEAIETRLLKREENLRRQFEALEMLLSSYQSTSGQLSQQLASITNLNAQIANK
- a CDS encoding flagellar protein FlaG, encoding MQKEMQGAGERMDDSSWARSEGSQAEVAFSDQFLKAIEEDLSLLHKVGISFSLHKETGRTMVKVFDKETNKLIREIPPEEFLDLAVKIHEMVGILFDKRV
- the panB gene encoding 3-methyl-2-oxobutanoate hydroxymethyltransferase; the protein is MGEEKLPQRRRVTFDSLRQKKAAGERIVMLTAYDWGMATIIDQAPVDMVLVGDSLGMVALGYPSTIPVTVEEMLHHSKAVRRGVKNALLVGDMPYLSYQISEEEAVRNAGRFLKEAGCDAVKIEGGSRIASTVARIVSAGIPVMGHIGLTPQTASSLGQGFKVRGRDIESARSLVEDAKALVEAGIFSLVLECIPSALAGAITERVPVPTIGIGAGPRCDGQVLVTNDLLGMFEKFTPRFVKQYARLAPVIREALAEFAREVTVGAFPGPENEFSGGEEVVREIFS
- the fliT gene encoding flagellar protein FliT, producing MSDPYLSLYAVDRVIERCLDAGEIDEIPALAKARMALIEKIRDPDPDAAGILQKTIACEERCREKAERKRNEIGKALAEGRNVSARVRAYCIQLKNRSVREVSHDIA
- a CDS encoding Nif3-like dinuclear metal center hexameric protein, translated to MATIPSVFDIWSAITEWAPREFAESWDSIGLQVGDPAAPVHKILVVLDPTENALGEAERTGADLVVAHHPLLFRPVTSLDISLPVPGLAARFLRSGIALLACHTNLDSVSGGVSDLLAGIMGLEGLEPLRPLAGGLPGGLGRIGGLPEVLTLAEVVERLARSLAEPCLRVVGDPKTPVRKIAVCGGSGSDLWPDVLSRRADLYVSAELKHHVAREAEYLQVALVDAGHFATEWLIVPALAEYLERSALARGWEVKVEVFEGERSPFGCIIPDGQGTFRHIPGSRPGLFHPR